One genomic window of Eggerthella timonensis includes the following:
- a CDS encoding TetR/AcrR family transcriptional regulator: MLPNLAQGEDVFGSPEIRTKMKILHAVDKSLDRITIAEICENAGISRQTFYRHFESKYDIPWWHSIFCRQFYLNEIGRTIDWKTGYYHHLRLISQERDFYRKSIQYSINTPFGQTVMPENRKTVLLDTLEHYRHVPIDENMRFIVEVFSKLECEVLNDWFRSDAPTDLVRWTDDLVSLVPDRLYRALRIDEPGA, from the coding sequence ATGCTGCCGAATTTAGCACAGGGGGAGGACGTCTTCGGTTCGCCGGAGATCCGCACGAAGATGAAGATACTGCACGCCGTGGACAAGTCGCTCGACCGCATCACCATCGCCGAGATATGCGAGAACGCCGGCATCTCGCGCCAGACGTTCTACCGCCACTTCGAGAGCAAGTACGACATACCCTGGTGGCATTCCATCTTCTGCCGGCAGTTCTACTTGAACGAGATCGGGCGCACCATCGACTGGAAGACGGGGTACTACCATCACCTGCGCCTCATCTCGCAGGAGCGCGATTTCTACCGCAAGTCCATCCAGTACAGCATCAACACGCCGTTCGGCCAGACGGTAATGCCCGAGAACCGCAAGACCGTGCTGCTCGACACGCTGGAGCACTACCGCCACGTACCGATCGACGAGAACATGCGCTTCATCGTGGAGGTGTTCTCGAAGCTGGAGTGCGAGGTGCTGAACGACTGGTTCCGCTCGGATGCGCCCACCGACCTCGTGCGGTGGACCGACGACCTCGTGAGCCTCGTGCCCGACCGCCTGTACCGCGCCCTGAGGATCGACGAGCCGGGCGCGTAG